The following DNA comes from Novipirellula caenicola.
TCCTCGACCGATTCGCTGATCGCCCCGAGTGCCGGGGTGCTGGTCATCGCTCCGGCCATCAAGCCGCCCGCCAAATCCGCAGGCAGGTCGAGCAGCTTGGCACTGCACCACGTTACCGTAGCGCCGGTGACGACAATCATCGCCCCGAGACATGCCATCACCTTGCCTCGCGATGCCAATCCGCGAAAAAACGTAGGGCCCGCCGATACGCCGACACAGTAAACAAAAAGTGCCAACCCCAAGGTCCCAAAACCATCGGGGATCGTCCAGCCAAAGTGGCCGACCAGCAGGGCGACGAACAGAATGGCCGAGGTTCCAAACGAGATGCCGAGAATCGACAATCGGCCGATAAACAGACCAGCGGCAATGATACAGAGCAGAATGACAAGCGGGGACATTTTAGCGTCTACCTAGCCGGATACGAAACACAAATCAGCGGATGTTTCTAACCGATTGGCTGTTTCGTTGCGACGCCAACAAAATCGTCGGAGGTCAAAAAGAAATGCGTCGGAACTCAAATTCCCCCAGTTCCCCGCCCAAGGGAAGTGATGCAAACCGACTTCGATGACTTTTGTTGATCAAATCTAGCAATTGATGACGTTGACCGCCAAACCACCAAGGCTGGTCTCTTTGTACTTCGATTGCATGTCGACGCCGGTTTGTCGCATCGTCTCGATCACTTTGTCCAGCGAAACGCAGTGTTCGCCGTTTCCATACAACACGGCAAGCCGAGCCGCATTGATCGCTTTGACGGCGCCCATCGCGTTGCGTTCAATGCAAGGCACTTGCACCAAACCGGCGACCGGATCGCAAGTCAGTCCGAGATTGTGTTCCATGCCAATTTCGGCTGCGTTTTCAATCTGTGCGGGCGTCCCACCCATCATCGCCGCGAGTCCAGCGGCGGCCATCGAACAGGCAACCCCGACTTCGCCTTGGCATCCCATTTCCGCTGCGGACAAGGAAGCGTTGCGTTTATACAGCATGCCGATCGCCGATGCCGTGCGTAGGAACGTATGAATCGCTTGCCGATCGACGCTTGCGTCAAAGCGAGCCTGCGCGGCCAAAACCGCCGGGATCACGCCCGCCGCCCCGTTGGTGGGTGCCGTCACGACACGCCCGCCCGCTGCGTTTTCTTCGTTCACCGCCAACGCAAACAGCGTGACCCAATCGATTTGGCTGAGCGGGTCGATGTGATCCTTGGGCAATGACAATGTTTCCCCCTCCAGCGACATGCCCATCAATTTTTTGTAGATCCCTGGGGCTCGACGCTGAATTTTCAAACCGCCTGGCAGGATGCCCTCATGGCGACACCCCATTTCGATGCTGTGGTTCATCACGTCCCAAATCTGATCCAGCTCGCGGTCAATCTCCTCGGCGGTGCGGAAACTAAGTTCGTTTTGTTGTACCAGTTCACTGATCGTCAGATGGTGCTCGTTGCATAGACGGAGTAATTCATCGGCACTGTGAAAAACGAAGGGGGCGGTGTGGTCGCGGCTGAGGGGATTGGCGGCTTCGGCGATTTCATCCGCTTCGACCACAAATCCGCCACCGACCGATAAGTACGTCTTTTGCAATAACGTCGCACCTGATCCCGTCATCGCGGTGCAACGGATTCCATTGGGATGTTCGGGAAGAAAGGTGTCGCGATGAAACAGCAAGTCGCGTTCGATATCAAATTCGATCGAGTGCTTTCCGAGCCAACGCAGGACGCGTTCGGATTGAATTTTGGCGAATCGGGGGTCAACTGATTCAGGATCCACGGTGCGCGGATGTTCGCCACAAAGCCCAAGAACGGCCGCTCGATCGGTGCGGTGCCCCTTTCCCGTTAACGCCAAAGAACCATACAGATCGACAACAATACGAACCACCGAATCGGATGCATCGGTTTGGTCCAGCTGTTTGACAAAACGTTGGGTCGCGATCATCGGGCCCACGGTGTGAGAACTACTGGGGCCGATCCCAATTTTCAGCAAATCAAACAAACTGATCATGGTGCATGTCCTTCGATCACAAACGCAGCGTGTCGACCCGAACGAGTGGACGTCGACTTGTTTTAGCCACAGGCGGTCAATTCTTCGCAGAGATCATCGTTTGCCGCTCGCATTGCGGTTTGCCCCAAATCCTTCCGCGACCGTTAGTTGACCGAGTGAACTGCGAATGTGTAAGCGGACGGGGATCAAATGCCACTTATGGCGAATCGGTGTTGGGGATCATCTGGGATTCGGCACAAAACACCACTGGTTTTTTCAAGCACACGACACGTATCTATTCTAACATAACGGGGGTGTATCCATCCTAATTGCGAGCCTGATTGCGAGGACTCTTACATTGCACGTTGCATTAACGATTGCCGGTTCGGACCCTTCGGGCGGAGCAGGCTTACAAGCGGATCTAAAAACGTTTCACGCCAATCGTGTTTACGGCACCTCTGTGGTGACGTTATTGACGGTTCAAAACACGCAAACCGTCGATGCGATCGAAATGATCAAACCCGACTTTGTGCTGGCTCAATTGGACGCCGTGCTCGACGACATCCCGCCGACCGCCGCCAAGACCGGTGCGTTGGGAAACGCCGCGATGATCGAGGCGATTGCCGATCGGGCCGCCTCGTTTGGCTTTCCTTTGGTGGTGGATCCCGTCATGATCAGCAAGCATCACATGCCGCTGTTGGACGATGCTGCGGTCGAGGTGCTCGGGCGACTGTTGTTGCCACACGCATTTTTGGTCACACCCAATGCGATGGAAGCGACTCGGTTGACCAACGTCCAAGTCGAGGATTTGAAATCCATGAAAACTGCCGCCAAGATGATCCATGCGATGGGCGCGGAAAACGTGCTAATCAAAGGAGGGCAGATCGGCGATGAGTCCGTCGATTTGCTGTTCACCGACGATCGATTCCATCAGATTGGCGGCGAACGAATCCACACTGAAAATACGCACGGAAGCGGATGTGTCCTCTCGGCAGCGATTACCGCAAGTCTTGCTAGGAACAAACCTTTGCTCGATGCGGTCGAGCACGCCAAACAGTTTGTGATCCAGGCAATTCGCACGGCGCCGATGTTGGGCAAAGGAACGGGGCCGCTGAATCTGATTCCCTAATCCAGCGGGCACTCAGGACAATTTCGTTGCTTCGGGCAATCCGATCCTCGATAATTCCAGAAGATGCGGGTGATCAAGGTTGGCGCAAAGTTTGCTCAACCGCTTAGGTCCACTCCCGCTTCATCTCAGGAATTTGTTTTATGCAACGGAATCTCCAGCACGAACGGATGGACGATCCAGATCTGCCTCGTGACCAACACGAATTGGCTTTGAAGGGCCTGTCTCGTCTTAATCGCTTTACCGGTGTCGCCGGTTTGATGTATCGTCATCTGAGGCGACGAGGCACCATGAAAGCGGGACGGCCACTGCGGATTTTGGATGTTGCCAGCGGGGCGGGGGATGTTCCCATCGATTGGGCCCGACGCGCCCGACGCGATGGGGTTGCGATGGAGATCACCATGCTAGACGTCAGCCCCGTCGCCGTGCAAACGCAACAGCGACGCGCTACCGAAGCGCAAGTGAGCGTGCGGTCGCTGCGATCCGATTGTCTAGCTGAGCCACTTCCTAGTGGTTTTGATGTCGTCACCAGTTCGTTATTCATGCACCATTTGAATGACGAACAGGTTGCAACGCTGTTGCGTGCGATGAAAGTGGCGACCGACGGCGGCATCCTTATTTGTGACCTGCATCGGTCGCGAATGAACCTTGCGATGGTTGCCTTTGCCGGGCGGGTTTTGTCGCGTTCTCCGGTGGTTCACTCCGATAGCGTGCTCAGCGTCCAAGGCGCCTACACGCATGCTGAGTTTCAAACGTTGGCGCAGCATGCCCTCGACGGCTCGATTGAAATGCACGCTGCGTTTCCGTGTCGTTTCCTTGCATCGTACGAGAAGCCGGTGGCGGCAACCCCATCGGCACTGCCGAACATTGGCGGCGTGCCAACGGTTTCAAGTGTTGCCGTATGAGCGATCGCAGGCACGAGTCGTTGTCTTGTTCGCCGGTGCTGATCATCGGCAGTGGCGTGGCCGGTGCCGCATGTGCCATTCGTTTGCGTTCGCATGGCGTCGCGGTGGACTTGGTGGAAAAGGCCACGTTTCCGCGAACGAAAGTGTGCGGATGTTGCATCGGTGAAGCTGGATTGAATGCGTTTTCCCAGCTTGGCATTCGTGACGAGGTGCTCGAACATGGAATGACGACACGGCGTTGGTGTGCTTCGCTTGCGGGGCGACGCATCGAGTTGTCGATCCCACTCGGCGTGGCGATCTCTCGCGAAGTGTTGGACCCGTTGATGATGCAGGCTGCGGTTCGCAGTGGAGCCGACGTGTCAATGAACTGCACCGCGACGATCAAAGCAAGCTCAAGCGATTACGTTTCGGTGCAGCTGGATCAAAACGACGCAACCATCATGAAAAACTACCGCTGTGTGGTGGTTGCCTCAGGACTCCGCTCCGGTAACTGCAGCGGTTTGTTGCCTTGGACTGAACTGCCGCATGGGCCTTTTGGGATTTCAATGATGGCTTCGTCGGTCGACGTGGATCCCGGCGTGATCTATATGGCTTGTAATCAAGATGGTTACGTGGGGCTGGTCAAGCTGGCTGATGGACGAGTCGATGTCGCAGCGGCGCTGCAATCACGACAATCCTCGGTTGCCGGTGGCGATCCGGTCACGCGAGTGCAGCGGATACTGGCAGCGAGCCAATTTGCATCACTTTCGCTTACCGAATTCAGTCCTGCGATGACCACACCGCCGCTGCGTCGATCACGCCGCGCTGGGCATGGTCGTGTTTTGGCAATTGGGGACGCCGCCGGTTACGTCGAACCCTTTACCGGCGAAGGCATGACGTGGGGGATGCAGGGAGCGATCGCGGCGGCCGATTTGATCGCGTCAACGGTCGGCGACTGGGGTCACGTCGGCGATGATTGGGAGCAGAAACTCGCCGTGCTATTGCGTCGCCGAAAACGGACTTGTCGCGTTGTCACCACGGCGCTGCGGTCGCCGGCGGCGTGTCGCATCGCCGCAGGAACGCTGCAGCTGTTTCCGAGACTTGCCACCCCGCTATTGCGGAGCATGAACAAAGCCTAGCTGGCCGCAATCGCAAAAATTCGCCGTGCCCGCGGCTCACTGTAGCTGTCACGCACTGTAGCTGACGCTCGCCATAGCGAAACTCGCTAACGGCTTGTTGATTTAATCCAATTGGAAATCGCAAGGGTGAGCCGTGGGCCGTAAGGCACTGGGTCTCGTGTGGGACCCGGCCGCTGACGCGTCGCGGCTCAATGAATCAACAAGCCGCTAAGCGTTTCGATCCACGATTTAATCGGCCCCCTCGGATCCCCTCGCGATTTCCCCCCGATTGTTGGCGACCGAGAAGCATCGGCGTCCTCCAAAACCGCTGAAAAACGGTGTTTCTGTTAGGGTTCTACACGCTGACGCCCGGACGGACTAAGTTGTGGGTCGGTGAATGCACTAATGAAAACCTGTTAATTGAAGGCTGCAAAGCGAATGACGTCGTACGATGTATTGGGTGTAGGGAACGCACTGGTCGATATTCAAGCACAAGTGGAAGATTCGATCCTGAGCGAATTGTCGATCGATAAAGGAATCATGACGCTGGTCGACGATCAACAACAAGCAAGCGTGTTGAGTCGGCTCGATGGCCGCCCCTTGAATCGTTGTGCAGGTGGTTCGGCTGCCAACACGATTGTCGCACTCGCGGAATTTGGCGGCACCGC
Coding sequences within:
- a CDS encoding L-serine ammonia-lyase yields the protein MISLFDLLKIGIGPSSSHTVGPMIATQRFVKQLDQTDASDSVVRIVVDLYGSLALTGKGHRTDRAAVLGLCGEHPRTVDPESVDPRFAKIQSERVLRWLGKHSIEFDIERDLLFHRDTFLPEHPNGIRCTAMTGSGATLLQKTYLSVGGGFVVEADEIAEAANPLSRDHTAPFVFHSADELLRLCNEHHLTISELVQQNELSFRTAEEIDRELDQIWDVMNHSIEMGCRHEGILPGGLKIQRRAPGIYKKLMGMSLEGETLSLPKDHIDPLSQIDWVTLFALAVNEENAAGGRVVTAPTNGAAGVIPAVLAAQARFDASVDRQAIHTFLRTASAIGMLYKRNASLSAAEMGCQGEVGVACSMAAAGLAAMMGGTPAQIENAAEIGMEHNLGLTCDPVAGLVQVPCIERNAMGAVKAINAARLAVLYGNGEHCVSLDKVIETMRQTGVDMQSKYKETSLGGLAVNVINC
- the thiD gene encoding bifunctional hydroxymethylpyrimidine kinase/phosphomethylpyrimidine kinase — its product is MHVALTIAGSDPSGGAGLQADLKTFHANRVYGTSVVTLLTVQNTQTVDAIEMIKPDFVLAQLDAVLDDIPPTAAKTGALGNAAMIEAIADRAASFGFPLVVDPVMISKHHMPLLDDAAVEVLGRLLLPHAFLVTPNAMEATRLTNVQVEDLKSMKTAAKMIHAMGAENVLIKGGQIGDESVDLLFTDDRFHQIGGERIHTENTHGSGCVLSAAITASLARNKPLLDAVEHAKQFVIQAIRTAPMLGKGTGPLNLIP
- a CDS encoding methyltransferase domain-containing protein; protein product: MQRNLQHERMDDPDLPRDQHELALKGLSRLNRFTGVAGLMYRHLRRRGTMKAGRPLRILDVASGAGDVPIDWARRARRDGVAMEITMLDVSPVAVQTQQRRATEAQVSVRSLRSDCLAEPLPSGFDVVTSSLFMHHLNDEQVATLLRAMKVATDGGILICDLHRSRMNLAMVAFAGRVLSRSPVVHSDSVLSVQGAYTHAEFQTLAQHALDGSIEMHAAFPCRFLASYEKPVAATPSALPNIGGVPTVSSVAV
- a CDS encoding NAD(P)/FAD-dependent oxidoreductase codes for the protein MSDRRHESLSCSPVLIIGSGVAGAACAIRLRSHGVAVDLVEKATFPRTKVCGCCIGEAGLNAFSQLGIRDEVLEHGMTTRRWCASLAGRRIELSIPLGVAISREVLDPLMMQAAVRSGADVSMNCTATIKASSSDYVSVQLDQNDATIMKNYRCVVVASGLRSGNCSGLLPWTELPHGPFGISMMASSVDVDPGVIYMACNQDGYVGLVKLADGRVDVAAALQSRQSSVAGGDPVTRVQRILAASQFASLSLTEFSPAMTTPPLRRSRRAGHGRVLAIGDAAGYVEPFTGEGMTWGMQGAIAAADLIASTVGDWGHVGDDWEQKLAVLLRRRKRTCRVVTTALRSPAACRIAAGTLQLFPRLATPLLRSMNKA